A section of the Labilithrix sp. genome encodes:
- a CDS encoding trypsin-like peptidase domain-containing protein: MHTMTKSLSALFALSLTAVAGCSAEVTEEPTQVVESAKIIGTNDLVPVKENGANIPAKYRPLIDAFGRISMGCTATHIGNGVVLSAGHCFNAPSTRKNNFSCAGKTVAWGYRVDSPAYLTTNCTIVYAAQQSRDIDYAIFQVDVAPPVQVEVDYAARPALDSAITIFSHPRSRPLEWSQTCVVKTGATGGWGSNMLSHQCDTDPGSSGATVIDDVTLKVVGIHDGGLVPWNYASYVSDTPLAEILASLAAPPPAASGGDEEGELETTIDE, encoded by the coding sequence ATGCACACGATGACCAAGTCGCTGAGCGCCCTCTTCGCCCTCTCCCTCACCGCCGTCGCGGGCTGCAGCGCGGAGGTCACCGAGGAGCCCACGCAGGTCGTCGAGTCGGCGAAGATCATCGGCACCAACGACCTCGTCCCCGTCAAGGAGAACGGCGCCAACATCCCGGCGAAGTACCGTCCCCTCATCGACGCGTTCGGGCGCATCTCGATGGGCTGCACCGCGACGCACATCGGCAACGGCGTCGTGCTCAGCGCCGGTCACTGCTTCAACGCGCCGTCGACGCGCAAGAACAACTTCTCCTGCGCCGGCAAGACCGTCGCGTGGGGCTACCGCGTCGACTCGCCCGCGTACCTCACGACGAACTGCACCATCGTCTACGCCGCGCAGCAGAGCCGCGACATCGACTACGCGATCTTCCAGGTGGACGTCGCGCCGCCGGTCCAGGTCGAGGTCGACTACGCCGCGCGCCCCGCGCTCGACTCCGCGATCACGATCTTCTCGCACCCGCGCTCGCGTCCGCTCGAGTGGTCGCAGACCTGCGTGGTGAAGACCGGCGCGACCGGCGGCTGGGGCTCGAACATGCTCTCCCATCAGTGCGACACCGACCCGGGCTCGAGCGGCGCGACCGTCATCGACGACGTCACGCTCAAGGTCGTCGGCATCCACGACGGCGGCCTCGTCCCCTGGAACTACGCGTCGTACGTCTCGGACACCCCGCTCGCCGAGATCCTCGCGTCCCTCGCCGCGCCCCCGCCCGCCGCGAGCGGCGGCGACGAAGAGGGCGAGCTCGAGACCACCATCGACGAGTGA
- a CDS encoding protein kinase, with amino-acid sequence MALLKPGDSVGPYEIKGFVGQGGMGQVYRAFDPRLERTVALKIIVVSPDAARTKGPLKRDSDRGPEEQAQLSARWLREARAVASLSHPNVVAIYDVGESDGRLWLAMEYVVGSSLRQLVGNDELSLARRVRFLVDVARALEAAHRSGIIHRDIKPENVMVREDGGVKVLDFGIARRTASRTPEEQHKVDTVTGGGSISGTPVYMAPEMIKGGEVDARCDQFAWGVMAYELVTGARPWNESGDVLSIVANIVTEPAPPIKSRVKEVPALVEETIHRALAKDPTTRFASMADVADALEPFATLNTGNDRVRVAPSKSHDDEAQYAATTKVPTTVSVHPASGDTQRTEQPPAAPAKRGAKQLAIPLMLLGALGATVFLATRPKDPVQTTRVQAMPTVTPRPLTDNPQAEAAYKDAMRAWHDGDATKARATLEKAIELDPDFAAAHLELALQRASVNDRAGAQAAFQLAFAHRQLLLERDNKLLEASHPFLHPEGRLPDLEEWETRLTSAVFQFPRDPAFQYWLGRALQQRGEHESAKSKFEAALKLDSSYAPALAALARTEKSLGNVGDGLAATERCLKTSPFASICVETRVDLLFGAGECSRAREEAARWATLEPKSPKPAAMLARALLADNAPRPSVLETLSRRWALLPAADQKRHELWDRAFLAVLDGDFAKTEELARDYEATLPFDADSIDHAGPARLRINVLRETEKSKEAAKVARDYLDRMAAWPSFPFAPDPSIDFFEPLYRAGEMTKTELDAKRAEWLAAEDRRVVEGHSARAPWTTWLSVTGAFAETREEALEALAELPEAGSTSAGLGADFALGKAYALAGRWDEAIPPLTRVVTTCNTFESLLVIQRARLYLAQSQEGKGDLASARTTYQKIVDTWPKTTGSRTAKRAAEKLASLPSTQGPAPRPQP; translated from the coding sequence TTGGCTTTGCTCAAGCCGGGCGACAGCGTCGGGCCCTACGAAATCAAAGGATTCGTGGGGCAAGGAGGGATGGGGCAGGTCTACCGCGCCTTCGATCCTCGGCTCGAGCGCACCGTCGCCCTGAAGATCATCGTCGTCTCGCCCGACGCCGCGCGCACGAAGGGCCCGCTGAAGCGAGACTCCGACCGCGGCCCGGAGGAGCAGGCGCAGCTCTCCGCGCGGTGGCTGCGCGAGGCGCGCGCGGTCGCGTCGCTGAGCCACCCCAACGTCGTCGCCATCTACGACGTCGGCGAGTCGGACGGCCGCCTCTGGCTCGCGATGGAGTACGTCGTCGGGTCGTCGCTGCGGCAGCTGGTCGGCAACGACGAGCTGTCCCTCGCGCGACGCGTTCGGTTCCTCGTCGACGTCGCGCGCGCGCTCGAGGCCGCGCATCGGAGCGGCATCATCCATCGCGACATCAAGCCCGAGAACGTGATGGTGCGCGAGGACGGCGGCGTGAAGGTCCTCGACTTCGGCATCGCGCGGCGCACGGCGAGCAGGACGCCGGAGGAGCAGCACAAGGTCGACACCGTCACCGGCGGCGGCTCGATCAGCGGCACGCCCGTCTACATGGCGCCCGAGATGATCAAGGGCGGCGAGGTCGACGCGCGCTGCGATCAGTTCGCGTGGGGGGTGATGGCCTACGAGCTCGTCACCGGGGCCCGGCCCTGGAACGAGAGCGGCGACGTGCTCAGCATCGTCGCCAACATCGTGACCGAGCCGGCGCCCCCGATCAAATCGCGGGTGAAGGAGGTGCCCGCGCTCGTCGAGGAGACGATCCATCGCGCGCTGGCGAAGGATCCCACCACCCGCTTCGCGTCGATGGCGGACGTGGCCGACGCGCTCGAGCCGTTCGCGACGCTCAACACCGGCAACGATCGCGTCCGCGTCGCGCCGTCGAAATCGCACGACGACGAGGCGCAGTACGCCGCGACGACGAAGGTGCCCACGACCGTGTCGGTCCACCCCGCGTCGGGCGACACGCAACGCACCGAACAGCCCCCCGCGGCGCCGGCGAAGCGCGGCGCGAAGCAGCTCGCGATCCCGCTCATGCTCCTCGGCGCGCTCGGAGCGACGGTGTTCCTCGCGACGCGCCCGAAGGACCCCGTGCAGACGACGCGCGTCCAGGCGATGCCCACCGTCACGCCGCGACCGCTGACCGACAACCCGCAAGCGGAGGCGGCGTACAAGGACGCGATGCGCGCCTGGCACGACGGCGACGCGACGAAGGCGCGCGCGACGCTCGAGAAGGCGATCGAGCTCGATCCCGACTTCGCCGCCGCGCACCTCGAGCTCGCGCTCCAGCGAGCGTCGGTGAACGACCGCGCGGGGGCGCAGGCCGCGTTCCAGCTCGCGTTCGCGCACCGGCAGCTCCTCCTCGAGCGCGACAACAAGCTCCTCGAGGCGAGCCACCCCTTCCTTCATCCCGAGGGCCGCCTCCCCGATCTCGAGGAGTGGGAGACGCGCCTCACGTCCGCGGTCTTCCAGTTCCCGCGCGACCCGGCGTTCCAGTATTGGCTCGGTCGCGCGCTGCAGCAGCGAGGCGAGCACGAGAGCGCGAAGAGCAAGTTCGAGGCGGCGCTGAAGCTCGACAGCTCCTACGCTCCCGCGCTCGCCGCGCTCGCGCGCACGGAGAAGAGCCTCGGCAACGTCGGCGACGGCCTCGCGGCGACGGAGCGCTGCCTCAAGACGTCTCCGTTCGCGTCGATCTGCGTCGAGACGCGCGTCGATCTGCTGTTCGGCGCCGGCGAGTGCAGCCGCGCCCGCGAGGAGGCGGCGCGCTGGGCGACGCTCGAGCCGAAGTCGCCGAAGCCCGCGGCGATGCTCGCGCGCGCGCTCCTCGCCGACAACGCGCCGCGCCCCTCCGTCCTCGAGACGCTCTCGCGCCGCTGGGCGCTGCTCCCGGCCGCCGATCAGAAGCGGCACGAGCTCTGGGACCGCGCCTTCCTCGCCGTGCTCGACGGCGACTTCGCGAAGACGGAGGAGCTCGCGCGCGACTACGAGGCGACGCTGCCGTTCGACGCGGACTCGATCGATCACGCCGGCCCGGCGCGCCTTCGCATCAACGTCCTCCGCGAGACGGAGAAGTCGAAGGAGGCGGCCAAGGTCGCGCGCGACTACCTCGATCGCATGGCGGCGTGGCCGTCGTTCCCGTTCGCGCCGGACCCGAGCATCGATTTCTTCGAGCCTCTCTATCGTGCGGGCGAGATGACGAAGACGGAGCTCGACGCCAAGCGCGCCGAGTGGCTCGCGGCCGAAGACCGGCGCGTCGTCGAAGGCCACTCCGCGCGCGCGCCGTGGACCACGTGGCTGAGCGTCACCGGCGCGTTCGCCGAGACGCGCGAGGAGGCGCTCGAGGCGCTCGCGGAGCTCCCGGAGGCCGGCTCCACGAGCGCGGGCCTCGGCGCCGACTTCGCCCTCGGCAAGGCCTACGCCCTCGCCGGCCGCTGGGACGAGGCCATCCCTCCCCTCACGCGCGTCGTGACCACCTGCAACACCTTCGAGTCGCTGCTCGTCATTCAGCGCGCCCGCCTGTACCTCGCTCAGTCCCAAGAAGGAAAAGGCGACCTCGCATCGGCCCGCACGACGTACCAGAAGATCGTCGACACCTGGCCCAAAACGACCGGATCTCGCACGGCCAAGCGCGCCGCGGAGAAGCTGGCAAGCCTTCCTTCGACGCAGGGACCTGCACCCCGCCCGCAGCCGTAG